A region from the Tsuneonella mangrovi genome encodes:
- a CDS encoding S9 family peptidase yields the protein MPRPPVTPKHPCRIEQLGRVRVDDYAWLKPENWKDVWRDPTTLDQGIGAYLAQENAYSSQVLKPTVQLQHELVQDMIARTGSDPAPLPEFDANWAYITRFSPGAQYPTYLRRPRKGTKETVLLDVAARADSRPYFSVRNVTHSPDQSLFAWAEDTTGSEKFTIQVKDILTGNLMPDPPTSAFGDFVFSPDSKWLFWVWRDANSRPARLYRRLARGGHDELVYEEKDPAYLLEVLASASRQYLFIRCWNDVTSEVRIISGNDPTSEPTLVALRQVGIFYDVEHWRDDFVIRTNADGAEDFKIMRTPISTPQREHWQPWIPVRPGRFITELKPFAGHLVWLERVEGNAHVNAVGADRSQPYQPIRFDEPAYSLSLVPSEYARDTLRLKYQSPRTPEQWLSCDLTTGKRRLLARTELSKGYSSSDYVVARLHATAPDGAQVPITVLRSKKTKLDGSAPLLLTGYGAYGYSYETGFSLPLISLIDRGWIWAVAHVRGGSEKGWQWFEQARRFSKKTSFTDFIACAEELITQRHAAKKRIVLHGYSAGGLLVGAAENMRPDMWGAVIGQAPFVDMLNTMSDATHPLVPLTRPVWGDPLSDPKAYDYIASYSPYDNVRPEAYPPTLATTAIADDRVGFWEPAKWIAKLRELSTSDQPMLLHTEMAGGHHGAGGRFEEYTQVSRMYAFAIEALRP from the coding sequence TTGCCACGGCCACCTGTCACTCCAAAGCATCCCTGCCGGATTGAACAACTAGGGCGAGTTCGAGTCGACGACTACGCCTGGCTCAAGCCAGAAAACTGGAAGGACGTCTGGCGTGATCCAACGACGCTCGACCAGGGAATAGGGGCCTATCTCGCGCAAGAGAATGCCTACAGCAGCCAGGTGCTTAAACCGACAGTCCAGCTGCAACACGAATTGGTTCAGGATATGATTGCTAGGACAGGCTCCGATCCTGCTCCACTCCCAGAGTTCGATGCCAACTGGGCCTATATCACTCGCTTCTCGCCTGGAGCGCAGTACCCGACATATCTGCGTCGTCCGCGCAAAGGTACGAAAGAAACCGTACTCCTGGACGTGGCGGCGCGGGCAGATAGCCGACCCTACTTTTCCGTGAGGAACGTCACACACAGTCCGGACCAGTCGTTGTTTGCATGGGCAGAAGACACGACTGGATCAGAGAAGTTCACGATCCAGGTAAAAGACATCCTGACAGGCAATCTGATGCCCGATCCACCGACCAGCGCGTTCGGCGACTTCGTCTTTTCCCCCGACTCAAAGTGGCTGTTCTGGGTCTGGCGCGACGCAAACAGTCGTCCCGCGCGCCTCTATCGTCGCTTGGCTCGAGGTGGGCATGATGAACTCGTCTATGAGGAGAAAGACCCCGCCTATCTGCTCGAGGTACTGGCAAGCGCTTCGCGCCAATATCTCTTCATCCGATGCTGGAACGATGTGACGAGCGAGGTGCGAATCATTTCTGGCAATGATCCGACCAGCGAGCCCACTCTCGTTGCGCTGCGGCAAGTTGGAATTTTCTATGACGTCGAACATTGGCGCGATGATTTCGTGATCCGCACCAACGCTGACGGTGCAGAAGATTTCAAAATCATGCGCACGCCGATTTCGACGCCGCAAAGGGAACACTGGCAGCCGTGGATTCCCGTCAGGCCGGGGCGCTTCATAACGGAATTGAAGCCCTTTGCAGGACATCTGGTTTGGTTGGAGCGCGTGGAAGGCAATGCCCATGTGAACGCGGTTGGGGCGGATCGGAGCCAACCGTATCAACCCATAAGGTTCGACGAACCTGCATATTCGCTTAGTTTGGTGCCATCGGAATACGCTCGTGATACGCTTCGACTGAAGTACCAGTCTCCGCGGACTCCCGAGCAATGGTTGTCGTGTGACCTGACGACAGGAAAGAGACGGCTCCTTGCTCGGACGGAGCTCTCAAAGGGATATTCATCCAGCGATTATGTAGTCGCGCGGCTCCATGCGACAGCGCCAGACGGTGCTCAGGTTCCGATCACGGTGCTTCGATCGAAGAAGACGAAACTCGATGGTAGCGCTCCGTTGCTGCTGACTGGCTATGGTGCCTATGGCTACAGTTACGAAACCGGGTTCTCGCTCCCGCTCATCTCCCTAATCGACCGCGGCTGGATCTGGGCGGTCGCACATGTGCGCGGCGGGTCAGAAAAGGGTTGGCAGTGGTTTGAGCAAGCTCGACGCTTTTCGAAGAAGACCAGCTTTACTGACTTTATTGCCTGCGCCGAAGAGCTCATCACGCAGAGGCATGCCGCCAAAAAGCGCATCGTTTTACACGGGTACTCAGCCGGCGGATTGCTCGTCGGAGCAGCTGAGAATATGCGGCCGGATATGTGGGGAGCAGTCATTGGCCAAGCACCCTTCGTAGATATGCTCAACACCATGAGTGACGCGACGCATCCTCTCGTTCCCCTTACACGTCCGGTATGGGGTGACCCTTTGAGTGATCCAAAAGCTTACGACTACATCGCCAGCTACTCGCCGTACGACAACGTCAGACCTGAGGCCTATCCACCTACGCTAGCGACCACGGCAATTGCAGATGACCGGGTAGGTTTCTGGGAGCCGGCAAAGTGGATCGCAAAGCTCCGTGAGTTGTCGACAAGCGATCAACCAATGTTGCTCCACACCGAAATGGCGGGTGGACACCATGGAGCCGGAGGTCGCTTCGAGGAGTATACGCAAGTTTCGCGAATGTACGCCTTCGCAATCGAGGCCTTGAGACCTTGA